The Alteromonas macleodii ATCC 27126 genome segment ATTATTCAAGCGGTAATGCCATTAATTGGCTTTATGATCGCTTGGTACATGCCTGCAGTTGCAACGAGAAGACGAAGTAGGCAAATGCTGGTATCAGATACTCACAGCAATCGTTCTGCAGATCCGGTGCAGTAAATGCGCATGGCTAACACAAAAACAAGAACAAAAACTACAAGGGCGTAATTTATAGTGCTTAGTTTAGAAAACATCGTTATTTATCGCGATGACAAGCCGCTGCTTCAGTTAAGTGCTGAGGTAGCAAAGGGAGAAGTGCTGACCGTTATGGGACCTAGCGGCGCAGGTAAGTCTACTTTACTTCAAGCCATCGCCGGACAGCTTCAGGCCCCCTTTAGCGTTACTGGACAAATTAAAATTAACCACGTGGTGATAAACGAAATCGATGCGCACCTTCGCAAAGTGGGTATTATGTTTCAAGATGCGCTTTTATTTGAACACATGACCGTGGGCGAAAACATTGCGTTCGCTATGCCTGATAAGGCATATAAAAACAAGCAATTGAAACACGACGCCATAAACGCGTTATTAGTGGCCGTCGAACTTGACGGCATCGCTGACCGGACTGTGAATACGCTCTCTGGTGGTCAGCAGGCCAGAGTAAGCCTTATCAGAACGTTAGCTTCTGAGCCTGATGTGGTATTGCTTGACGAGCCGTTCAGCAAACTAGATGTAGCCCTTCGAAGTCAAATTCGCAGCTGGACGTTTTCGCAGCTAAAAGCACGTAATATTCCCGCAGTATTAGTGACACACGATAAAGATGATGCGCTAGCCGCAGGCGGCAACGTCAT includes the following:
- a CDS encoding ATP-binding cassette domain-containing protein yields the protein MLSLENIVIYRDDKPLLQLSAEVAKGEVLTVMGPSGAGKSTLLQAIAGQLQAPFSVTGQIKINHVVINEIDAHLRKVGIMFQDALLFEHMTVGENIAFAMPDKAYKNKQLKHDAINALLVAVELDGIADRTVNTLSGGQQARVSLIRTLASEPDVVLLDEPFSKLDVALRSQIRSWTFSQLKARNIPAVLVTHDKDDALAAGGNVIEIL